From one [Ruminococcus] lactaris ATCC 29176 genomic stretch:
- a CDS encoding ABC transporter permease, which produces MYERKYHKHISARHNWFDLKLNEVWQYRDLIFLFTQKNFTVSYKQTILGPLWLFINPLLTSVMYMVVFGNIAKLGTDGIPQLLFYLSGNAVWSYFASCLNGNVATFTSNARLFGKVYFPRLTVPISNVLCSVIRFGIQMLLVVILLGYYIWKGAVSPHWEALLLIFLLLLWLGCMGMGVGILISSVTTKYRDLSVMVGFGMSLWMYGTPVVYPMSILPEGILKKIILLNPVTAPMEMFRYILLGEGNILPVSIGVSLLFTILVMLGGIVVFNKVERTFMDTV; this is translated from the coding sequence TTGTACGAAAGAAAGTATCATAAGCACATCTCCGCAAGACATAACTGGTTTGACCTGAAGTTGAACGAAGTATGGCAGTATCGGGATCTGATCTTTTTATTTACGCAGAAGAATTTTACGGTAAGTTATAAGCAGACGATCTTAGGTCCGTTATGGCTTTTTATCAATCCATTGTTGACCAGTGTTATGTATATGGTTGTATTTGGAAATATTGCGAAACTTGGAACGGACGGGATTCCGCAGCTTTTATTTTATCTGAGCGGAAATGCAGTATGGAGTTATTTTGCCTCCTGTCTGAATGGAAATGTGGCAACGTTTACATCGAATGCACGTTTGTTCGGAAAAGTGTATTTTCCGAGACTGACTGTTCCGATTTCCAATGTTCTCTGTAGTGTGATCCGGTTTGGAATCCAAATGCTGCTGGTAGTGATTCTGCTCGGATATTATATATGGAAAGGGGCTGTCAGTCCTCACTGGGAAGCTCTTCTTCTGATTTTTTTACTTTTACTATGGCTTGGCTGCATGGGGATGGGAGTCGGGATTCTGATCTCCAGTGTGACGACAAAATACAGAGATCTTTCAGTAATGGTGGGCTTTGGAATGTCACTATGGATGTATGGCACACCGGTGGTTTATCCAATGAGCATTTTACCTGAAGGAATCCTGAAAAAAATAATCTTATTAAACCCGGTCACTGCTCCGATGGAAATGTTCCGTTATATTTTACTGGGGGAAGGAAATATTCTTCCGGTGAGTATCGGAGTTTCACTTCTTTTTACAATACTGGTAATGCTAGGAGGAATAGTCGTATTTAATAAAGTGGAAAGAACATTTATGGATACGGTGTAA
- a CDS encoding phosphoribosylformylglycinamidine synthase: protein MSNVKRVYVEKKPEFAVTAKGLGHEIRHYLGIKDVTGVRVLIRYDAENISDETFEKACGGVFAEPPVDILYRESFTKNETDRCFSVEFLPGQFDQRADSAEQCIRFIKEDETPVIRTAVTYVIEGNISEEEFEAIKNHCINPVDSREAAAEKPKTLVTVFEEPADVKVFDGFKDMPEAELKELYDSLGLAMTFKDFQHIQKYYHGEEDRNPTMTEIRVLDTYWSDHCRHTTFSTELKDVKFDDGDYRDAIEDTYKEYLKDHSEIFKGREDKFVCLMDLALMAMRRLKKEGKLADQEESDEINACSIVVPIKVDGVEEEWLINFKNETHNHPTEIEPFGGAATCLGGAIRDPLSGRTYVYQAMRVTGAADPTVSANETLKGKLPQKKLVREAAHGYSSYGNQIGLATGLVKEIYHPDYVAKRMEIGAVLGAAPRRAVIRENSDPGDIIILLGGRTGRDGCGGATGSSKVHTEESIETCGAEVQKGNAPTERKIQRLFRREEVSHLIKKCNDFGAGGVSVAIGELADGLRVELDKVPKKYAGLDGTEIAISESQERMAVVVDPKDVDEFMAYAKEENLEATVVAVVTEDPRLVLVWRGKEIVNLSRAFLDTNGAHQETDVEVEMPSRKDSLFIKKEVEDVKETWLNTLSDLNVCSQKGLVEMFDGSIGAGSVFMPHGGKYQMTETQAMVAKVPVQNGTTDSVSMMSYGFDPYLSSWSPYHGAVYAVTESVAKIVAAGGDYSKIRFTFQEYFRRMTEDPKRWSQPFAALLGAYAAQIGFGLPSIGGKDSMSGTFQDIDVPPTLVSFAVDMALEQDIITPELKKAGNKLVWLKIERDENDLPVYEKVMEQYGKIHEDIQKGRIVSAYALDRHGIASAVSKMAFGNRLGVQLETTVDKKDLFAPAFGDLIAEVPAGEVENLVADYTEIGAVTEEAVLAYGDVTISLKEAEQAWTGTLEKVFATKSAADSDKKVEEKLFNTADIHICSHKIGQPTVFIPVFPGTNCEYDSKRAFERAGAKVITKVFRNLDAEDIRGSVGEFEKAIGQAQMIMFPGGFSAGDEPDGSAKFFATAFQNAKIKEAVEKLLNERDGLALGICNGFQALIKLGLVPYGKIIGQTEDSPTLTYNTIGRHISKMVYTKVVTNKSPWLQGAELGGVYTNPASHGEGRFVASEEWLDRLFANGQVATQYCDPEGKISMNEEWNVNGSYRAIEGITSPDGRVLGKMAHSERRGDHVAINIYGEQDLKIFESGVKYFK, encoded by the coding sequence CGAGGGAAATATATCAGAGGAAGAGTTTGAAGCAATCAAGAATCACTGCATCAATCCGGTAGATTCAAGAGAAGCTGCTGCAGAGAAGCCGAAGACACTGGTAACGGTATTTGAAGAACCGGCAGATGTAAAGGTATTTGACGGATTTAAAGATATGCCGGAGGCAGAACTGAAAGAGTTGTATGATTCACTTGGTCTTGCGATGACGTTTAAAGATTTCCAGCATATCCAGAAGTATTATCATGGAGAGGAAGACCGGAATCCGACGATGACAGAGATCCGTGTACTGGATACTTACTGGTCAGATCACTGCCGTCATACGACATTTTCTACAGAATTAAAAGATGTAAAATTTGATGACGGAGATTACAGAGATGCCATCGAGGATACATATAAAGAGTATCTGAAAGATCACAGTGAGATCTTTAAAGGAAGAGAAGATAAGTTTGTATGCCTGATGGATCTGGCACTGATGGCAATGCGTCGTCTAAAAAAAGAAGGAAAGCTTGCAGATCAGGAAGAGTCCGATGAGATCAATGCGTGCAGTATCGTTGTACCGATCAAGGTAGACGGTGTCGAGGAAGAATGGCTGATCAATTTTAAAAATGAGACGCACAACCATCCGACAGAGATTGAGCCGTTTGGTGGAGCAGCTACCTGCCTTGGCGGTGCAATCCGTGATCCGCTGTCAGGACGTACTTATGTATATCAGGCGATGCGTGTGACGGGAGCGGCTGACCCGACGGTTTCAGCGAACGAGACACTGAAAGGAAAGCTTCCACAGAAAAAGCTGGTGCGTGAGGCTGCACATGGATACAGTTCTTACGGAAACCAGATCGGTCTTGCAACCGGACTGGTAAAAGAGATTTACCATCCGGATTATGTCGCAAAGCGTATGGAGATCGGAGCAGTGCTTGGTGCAGCACCGAGACGTGCAGTGATCCGTGAAAATTCTGATCCGGGCGATATCATTATCCTGCTGGGTGGTCGTACCGGTCGTGACGGATGCGGAGGAGCAACAGGTTCTTCCAAGGTTCATACAGAGGAGTCCATCGAGACATGCGGAGCTGAAGTGCAGAAGGGAAATGCACCGACAGAGCGTAAGATCCAGCGTCTGTTCCGCAGAGAAGAAGTCAGCCATCTGATTAAAAAGTGTAATGACTTTGGTGCCGGAGGAGTTTCAGTTGCCATCGGAGAACTGGCAGACGGACTGCGGGTAGAGCTGGATAAAGTGCCAAAGAAATATGCAGGACTGGACGGAACAGAGATCGCGATTTCCGAATCCCAGGAAAGAATGGCAGTCGTTGTCGATCCGAAAGATGTAGATGAGTTTATGGCATATGCGAAAGAGGAAAATCTTGAGGCAACGGTTGTAGCAGTCGTTACGGAAGATCCGAGACTGGTTCTTGTATGGAGAGGAAAAGAGATTGTAAACCTTTCCCGTGCATTCCTTGATACCAACGGGGCACATCAGGAGACAGACGTAGAAGTAGAGATGCCGTCCAGAAAAGACAGCCTTTTTATCAAAAAAGAAGTAGAAGATGTAAAAGAGACCTGGCTGAATACTCTTTCTGATTTAAATGTATGCTCTCAGAAGGGTCTTGTGGAAATGTTTGACGGTTCCATCGGAGCCGGATCAGTGTTCATGCCTCATGGCGGAAAATATCAGATGACAGAGACGCAGGCGATGGTGGCAAAAGTTCCGGTACAGAATGGTACAACGGACAGCGTATCCATGATGAGTTATGGATTTGATCCGTATCTGTCAAGCTGGAGTCCGTATCACGGAGCAGTTTATGCGGTGACAGAATCAGTTGCAAAGATCGTGGCAGCCGGTGGAGATTATAGTAAGATCCGTTTTACATTCCAGGAGTATTTCCGCAGAATGACCGAAGATCCGAAGAGATGGAGCCAGCCTTTTGCTGCATTGCTCGGAGCGTATGCGGCACAGATCGGATTTGGCCTTCCGTCAATCGGAGGTAAGGACAGTATGTCCGGTACATTCCAGGATATTGATGTTCCTCCGACACTGGTATCTTTTGCGGTCGATATGGCACTGGAGCAGGATATCATCACACCGGAACTGAAAAAAGCGGGAAATAAGCTTGTATGGCTTAAGATTGAGAGAGATGAAAATGATCTTCCGGTTTATGAGAAAGTGATGGAGCAGTATGGAAAGATCCATGAAGATATTCAGAAAGGAAGAATCGTTTCCGCTTATGCACTTGATCGTCATGGAATTGCCAGTGCTGTAAGTAAGATGGCATTTGGTAACAGACTGGGAGTTCAGCTTGAGACAACGGTGGATAAAAAGGATCTGTTCGCACCGGCATTTGGTGATCTCATTGCAGAGGTACCTGCGGGAGAAGTGGAGAACCTTGTGGCTGACTATACAGAGATCGGAGCAGTAACTGAGGAAGCAGTGCTGGCATATGGGGATGTAACGATCAGTCTGAAAGAGGCAGAACAGGCATGGACAGGTACTCTTGAAAAAGTATTTGCAACAAAGTCTGCAGCAGATTCTGATAAAAAAGTAGAAGAAAAGTTGTTTAATACAGCAGATATCCATATCTGCAGCCATAAGATCGGACAACCGACTGTCTTTATTCCTGTTTTCCCGGGAACGAACTGTGAGTACGACAGTAAACGTGCATTTGAGCGGGCAGGAGCAAAGGTGATTACGAAAGTATTCCGTAATCTGGACGCAGAGGATATCAGAGGATCTGTTGGTGAATTTGAAAAAGCCATCGGACAGGCACAGATGATCATGTTCCCGGGTGGATTCAGTGCAGGAGATGAACCGGATGGTTCTGCCAAATTCTTTGCAACAGCATTCCAGAATGCAAAGATTAAAGAAGCGGTAGAGAAATTGTTGAATGAAAGAGACGGACTGGCACTGGGAATTTGTAATGGATTCCAGGCACTGATCAAGCTGGGGCTTGTACCATACGGTAAGATCATAGGTCAGACGGAAGATTCACCGACCCTGACATACAATACCATCGGCCGTCATATTTCTAAGATGGTTTATACGAAAGTTGTAACCAATAAGTCCCCATGGCTGCAGGGAGCAGAGCTTGGCGGAGTCTATACGAATCCGGCTTCCCATGGAGAAGGAAGATTCGTTGCAAGTGAGGAATGGCTGGACCGGCTTTTCGCTAACGGACAGGTTGCAACGCAGTACTGTGATCCTGAAGGTAAGATCAGCATGAATGAAGAGTGGAATGTTAATGGTTCCTATCGTGCGATTGAAGGTATCACAAGCCCGGACGGACGTGTACTTGGTAAGATGGCTCATTCAGAACGTCGTGGGGATCATGTTGCGATCAATATTTATGGAGAACAGGATCTGAAGATTTTTGAATCAGGTGTAAAATATTTTAAATAA